A region of the Phyllopteryx taeniolatus isolate TA_2022b chromosome 9, UOR_Ptae_1.2, whole genome shotgun sequence genome:
aggtctccaatcaatgcatgtttttgggatgtgggaggaaaccggagtgcccggagaaaacccacgcaggcacggggagaacatgcaaactccacacgggcggggccggggattgaacccgggtcctcagaactgtgaggctgacgctctaaccagtcgtccaccgtgccgccaatttaaTATTCCaccgtatttatttattataaaaaatatatatatatataaaaaaaaggtcCGACACATTCTCTTTTTCACAGCCTTTTTAGCCAGCACACTatccatttttccatccatccattttttttttttttataaatatcacttgtcctttttttaatcaaaacaatTGCACTGTCTCtaatttttacacatttaatgttattttttcagATTCCTCTCTGTCCACATTAAGCCCATTAaatcatttttgtaaatttatgAACTAGTCCATAttaataaatcaactttttcccCCTTACGTGTTTTCATCCTAGGCTTTGTTCCACGGCAAGTTCATCGACACGGGTTTCTCGCTTCCCTTCTACAAGCGCATCCTGAACAAGTCTCTGGCCCTCAAAGACCTGGAGTCCGTGGATCCTGAGTTTTACAACTCTCTCATTTGGATCAAGTAGGTTGGGGTGCAGGGGGAGGTCTCTAACTTCAAATGCTCCTCGACGGTTGGGTTGGCAACTGATGGACATGCATGTGATACCATTTGGTTTGCCACCATTACTTTATTGACACTATAAATTGATGTGTTCTCTTCCTTTATCCTGCATCTAAGGCTCGTTGGATTGTATATTTGCAACTCTGTAAGCAAGCGAATGATCTGAACTGTGCGTCTCTAAGGGATAACAACATAGAAGAGTGCGGTCTGGAGATGTTCTTCTCCGTCGACAAAGAGATCCTGGGGGAGGTCACCACGCACGAGCTCAAACCGGACGGCGGGAACGTTCAAGTGACTGAGGAAAATAAGGAGGAGTACATCAGGTGCCATCTTcacatttcaaacacacacCTTGAAATGCGACTCAAGTCATGGCAGGCAGGACGTGCTTACGTTGTGCTAATGTCAGGTTGGTGGCTGAGTGGAGGCTGTCCAGAGGTGTGGAGGAGCAGACCCAGGCCTTCTTTGAGGGCTTCAATGAAGTTCTCCCGCAGCAATACCTTCAATACTTTGACGCTAAGGAACTCGAGGTACTCTAGAATCCTGTCACGTGTGATTTGTGAGGTCTAAACGCCACACTCACTCTGCCCGCTCGCTCGCTGTCTTTAGGTGATGCTGTGcgggatgcaggagatagaccTGGTGGACTGGCAGAGGAACACCATCTACAGGCATTACGCTCGGACCAGCAAGCAGATCCATTGGTTTTGGCAGGTCAGTACTGTCACTATTGTGCACACcaaatatacaaatacacaGTAGTGTATGTCCTCAAATACGACACACAGGCAATGTTCCCCCTACAGgtaaattctgtttttgtttttttgcccataATGACACGCATCAGGTTTTTTAATGTCAATGTGAACTGTACAATTCTGATTAATTTCATATCCAAACCCAGGCCTCGCTCATATCGTGTTGATATGAATCGGATATGTATCTGATGCGAGTGCAGTACGGACTATAAGTTATAAACTGTTAGAGCATGATTGgattgtttttgaacaaacctccAAATGTTAGTagtatttggggggggggggacttaaAATGCACTGTTCAAAATGATTGTGCATAACATTTTCAAGACAGTTTAGAGGGTTTAAAGAACTGAAAACAGTCATGTTGAATTTGCTGCCTTACTAAAATCAAAAGCTAATTCAATCAAAGACATCGAGTTACAGTCAAGTTACATTTTAGCATAGGACCCATTATTCGATAGCAGCTTCACAATTGCGACATCCATTCAACCCGGCAATCTTTCCGTTTGCAGTTTGCAAAGGAGATGGACAACGAGAAGAGGATGCGACTGCTGCAGTTTGTCACAGGAACGTGTCGCCTTCCTGTCGGCGGCTTTGCTGACCTCATGGGTACTTTGTCACGTTCTTGGTGTTAATCACCCCGTCGGTTTGCTTGATTTACATTTTCCcccttaattgtttttttaacccccgAATAACTGTAGGAAGCAACGGCCCTCAGAAGTTCTGCATCGAGAAGGTGGGCAAAGAGAACTGGCTTCCGCGAAGCCACACATGGTACGTGCAGTTTAGTTCTTACTTCCATACTGGTAAGCTGGTCGCGCATTTTCCTGTCTCCCGATCAAATGAGACGAAAGATTATCATGAGCAATTTATTTTGTGGCATGGGGTGATTCAAGAgttttttggttatttttttttccttcctctgtGGAACTATGCAGGCtatcacaggtcagtcttggtattaCAACACATTTGGCTTGGTGGGACAAGACTCCGGTTGCTGTGTTAGTCATCTATATAAACCGATAAATGGCTCAAATTtgagcttcccccccccccccaaattctgTCAAAGACAGTAAAGGCCTGATAATCGGATGTCTCTAATGATTATCCTATGGTGTGGGGCTTGTTAAGAGTTATAATGTTAAAAATCGTAACATGTGTACCTTGCTTTAACTAGTTTTGATGGTGTAAATGCTGTGGGGTGACAATAGActaattactaaaaaaaaaaaaaaaaaagtaataataaaccATTCTTTTTCcttattggttaaaaaaaaatcgtattTTTAAGGAGATCAACGGATTTCTCATGGATAAAAAAGCAATATTACAGCCGTGAAGAGCTATATTTTATTCTTTCTGTGGAATGTTATGTTTCTTCCTTGTACGCTTAATCACATGCAATTACCATTTCTCATAATTAAGTTATTTTTGTCTCTCCGTTGTCCCGCCAAGCTTTAATCGTTTGGACCTGCCTCCGTACAAGAGCTACGAGCAGCTAAAGGAGAAACTCATGTTTGCCATCGAGGAGACGGAAGGTTTTGGGCAGGAGTGACGACACCACGCCGCACCTTTTTCCTCGGAGCTGATTTTATCCTCCACTTCACGTCGACTGTATGCAATCACAGCTGCTTGAAGAGTTGTTTTAGCCCTAAGGCAATTCTCCACCTCTTTCCTGCATCTCATCTGAAGTCACAACATTATGGTGTGCGAGTGCAAAATCAACAATGCTCTTTGTCAAGACTATGCACTCAATTTTATTCTCAGATTATATTTGATTTATAGTTTAATCTCCACACACGTGTTCTGACTGGATTGACTTTAAAATGTAGCACCGGATGTTCctttcttcatttaaaaaaaaaaaaaaaaaaagatttcagatTTCATTTCCTTGCTTTCTTGAACGTAGTTTGCACATGAACTGTGAGCGGCAAAGACCGTGTGATTGTCCCTGACAGagcttgtatttttttaatgtgcaatAGTTTTGTAGCTCAACCAACAATCGTCTCTGATCACTTTACGAGATAAGTTTTCACTTATTTGTGCTGATTTTACTCTCCAATATGTCGCAGAATCATTTTGCTGGTTTGCTTTTGATTTCATAGGACCAAATTCCCCCACCCCTCAAAAAAGACACCTCCTATGTATTATAAATACACTGGACCTCAAGGGGTCATTTTGTAATCTGTGGCTGATTAACAAataattggtgaaaaaaaaaaatgttactgatGAAGTGGGAACAATCCTGTGTTGTACGATTTGTAAAATAATGTCCTCTTCCCACTGAGTGGTagcaaagtctttgccgtgtgtctaCAAAACGATCCTAGGTAGATAACCCAGAAGTCAAATCTGTTTAATGTGCTAAGTGACGACTGCAGTCAAAATACACTTGTTTAATACCTAAATACATATAATTCACACAAGTCGTGGTCCCTTTTGTAATTGTGGCTTGGAAGTGAAACGCTCAAGGGTGGCCCTAGTTTTATAGGGCATCAGTTATGGTCTTATTGGGtcttttgcccccccccccccccccccccccataacaTCAACCTTTTAAGATGTTTGCaagtcattatttcaaattggaaaCAAAATCTATATATACTAATCATAAGATACGTCTAAAGTTGTGTGCTTAAAATCTTCATCATTCTCAGTCACTGTGAGACGCTTTCTGTCATAGCTGCGACATTGGGTACAACTGTACATCggtcatgaaatattttgctCACCTTCACGCAGTGGCAGTTCGAGCCCGTTTGTCTATGcgagtgtcaatcaaaatgaaactttagaatatttttttttcatttgattgttaaGGTGTACCGAATTTTTTTGGCTGCTGAGTTTGTGTATACTCACTCATAGTGGACCAAGTAGGTATCATTACACAGACCTCTCGAAATTGGTTATACAGACCTGTGAttagggcgggggggggggggggggggggggggattgcttTATCACTCAAATGGTTGTaccttaataaaataatttgatatgATCCACTTCACTCAATATCAGGAGATcagccatccattcatccagctctttactgcttatcctcactagaggtgtgtgtgtgtgttggagaccatcccagctggctttgggtgagagatggggttacaccctgaactggtcgccagccggtCACAGGGCACACGTAAATGACAAtttacacctaaggacaatttagtctgtGATTAAgatatgttttgggaatgtgggaggaaacccacgcaggcattgGGGGGGGCATGCAAACGACACACAGCAAGGCCAgagcagggatttgaacccacaacctctgaacgttgaggcgaatgtgctaaccagtcgtacaccgtgccactATCAGGTGATtatgttattttaaataatacaaattcatattttatctACACAGTACAGATACACAAATGAATTGTCGGGCGAAACATATGCATATTGCATCttcccaataataataataatacccaAAACGAATACATTTTACTAAAGCCAAAAATAAAGTCCTTTCACACTCAAATACTATATATCAATTGATAATCATTAGAATATTATGTGTAGTAATATAATAGTACCAGATTAGGTAATATTACCACTGCTTTGTCACGATGTTATTTTATACGTGCTTAtttgacagtattttttttatttttatttttgcggtAGTCGTTATAGGTACCAATTTGTTGTTATATGTTCCTCGACGGCCCAATTCCGGAGTGACACCTGTTGCTCGGACTGTTCGTGTGCAACATGAATTAATGCCCCCCTCAACGAGCGTTGTCAATAGAAAGTCATGGCGGTGCTAAAAACGCTGCTCAAAACTTTACTTTATACCGTCAATCACCTTTTGcaacaagaaaaatacaaagCAGCTCTGGCGGTTCTCAAAGGCTTCCGAAATGGCGCCGTGTGAGTGAAAAACGTTTATGTAGCGCACATTACTTGGTGCCAAAGTGTTGCGGATAAGACAACATGACGTGTTTTTATGTCCGTGTTTGATAGCAACATTGAATATGGTTGTCCTAAATTCGTCGCCGTTCTGTGTCTCTCAGATATGGAGCTAAAATCAGAGCACCGCATGCATTTGTCATGACTTTTCTATTCCGGAGTGGAAGGTAAGCTGGTGTCAAGAAtgaatttcagaatcagaatcagaatcttgtTATGAAGACTGACACAGCAGACAATGTATTGGGCTGCACCTCCTAATAATCACTGAATTCAGCTCTTTATTTTACTGCAGGTGTATTATGTGTTTCTTTTAGTGTAGATGTGTAAAGTAGAAAAGCACTGTAGTACCGTAACAAATGGATTGGAACTGGAATGAAAATCTCCAGATTCTTCTCAGGAAAGTGAAAAACTGCTTGAACCTCTtatgaattttcttttcttgattCATGCTGATTTCCCACTGTATTTCCCAAAATAGCGCATTGAACGCTTGAGTCGCAATAAGGCAggctaaacaaacaaccgcaATGGAGGAGAACAAGGATCTTCAGATACTTACTTCTGAATGATGaattttatccaagaggagacttAGGCACAGCAGCAGAGTTAAGCTGAAGTTAGCGTGGGTGTTTTATTGTTGCCATTTCTAGCCATGTCTTCTCAAATGTTACCATGGAGATGATGGAGCGGAGTAGTTTCACGGTGAGTAGGTACAATGCAGTAGAAAAGAAATTAGAATTACATGTAATGCCCATGTCATGAATATAAAGCCTTACTTCTCTGCACTTATTTTAGTTTGAGCATGGCCACGTTTTCGTCCCACtataataatcatttgtttacttttttcctTTGTCTTTACCTCAAAGTGATGGAGTCTGTGCTGATGTGTGTTTTTTCGCTCGTCTTAACAGTTTGACAGACAAACTCCGAGCCATTTTGAAGGCCACCTACATGCATTCGCGCAACCTGGCGTGCTTCGTGTTCACGTACAAGGGACTGCAGGCGCTGCAGGAAAAGCTCCAGGGGCGGAGTTTGCAATCTCACTCGTTCCTGGCCGCCTGCGTGGGAGGATGGTTGGTGTTTGGTGACAACAACAATATCAACAGTCAGGTATGTcaggtcactttttttttaattttttttttattaaacgtTCTTATATTGCAGAAGAGTTTTTCCACAATCTGTTCCGTGTGAAAGTTTT
Encoded here:
- the pxmp4 gene encoding peroxisomal membrane protein 4, which translates into the protein MAVLKTLLKTLLYTVNHLLQQEKYKAALAVLKGFRNGAVYGAKIRAPHAFVMTFLFRSGSLTDKLRAILKATYMHSRNLACFVFTYKGLQALQEKLQGRSLQSHSFLAACVGGWLVFGDNNNINSQINMYLLSRILFALSRLAAEKGVVPQPKRDPFPLLATLVWGAVLWLFEYHPHTLQPSLQSSMNYLYHDSDVWHDISDFLLYNKRTTGALK